The genomic segment CGCCAGCTCCATCGCGACGGCGTCGACTGGGCGCCTGCTCCGCGCTAGCCGGCCGCGGCGCTCCTCGGGCCCGTCAGCCGCAGGCCGCGCCGGCGCAGCTCTCGAGCGCCGTCAGGCGCACGCGCATCTCCCCGAGGATCGCGGCGTACCCCGGGTCGGTCGCGAGGTTCGTGAGCTGGAAGTGGTCCTCGGCCCGGTCATAGAGCTCCTCGTAGGTCTGACCGTCGACCCGCTGGCGGATGTAGGTCCAGCGCTCGGAGCGGACCGAGGCGCCGACCTGGCCGGGGGCGCCGCCGTCGCGATTCTCAGTCAGGACGTGGCGGTCGGCGTAGGCCTCCGGGTCGGAGGCGATCGCCTGGAGCGCGACGCCGTCCGGGGTCTTCGGCGGCGCCGCGCCGGCGGCCTCGAGTACGGTCGCGGCGAGGTCGACGCTCGTCACCGGCACGTCGACGTCACGGCCCCTGAACCCGGGACCCCTGATCGCCAGCGGCACCCCGGCGCTCTCTTCGTAGAGGAGGGTCTTCTTCGCCAGGCGGTGCTCGCCGAGCATGAAGCCGTTGTCGGAGGTGAAGACGAAGATCGTGTTCGAGAGCTCGCCGGCGGCGCGGAGCCGGTCGCGGATTCGCGCGACCGCCTCGTCGACGGCGAGCAGCGACTCGCCGCGGCCCTTGAAGCGACGCTTGAGGTTCTGGATCTTGCCGAACCCCAGCTCGGGGACCTGGAGGAAGCTCGGCTTGTCGGAGACGTCGGCCTCGTTGAAGGACGGCGGCTCGGGGAACGGCACGTCGTTGAACTCGCCCTGGTGGCGCGGCGCCGGTCGCGGATCTCGCGCACCCGCGCCGCCGCCGGACTCGCCGTGTGGAGCGTGGGTCGAGAGCATCAGGAAGAAGGGCTTGCGGCGCTTCGCGCTGACCGCGGTCTGCTGCGAGGCGAGTCGCGCGAGGACGTCGGTCTGGTAGTCGCGAGCTCGGTTCCCGAACTGGCGGATGCGCTTCCCGTCGACGCTCAGCGCCCAGTCGAAGAGGTCGTAGCGGACGAGCGCGAGGAACCGCGACCAGCCGGGTGGCGCCTCGCCCGCCGGGTCACCGGGCGCGGCGTCGTCTTCCCATCCGTTCAGGTACTTCCCGACGAGGACGTTGCGGTAGCCGGCATCGGCGAGCGACGTCG from the Thermoleophilia bacterium SCSIO 60948 genome contains:
- a CDS encoding sulfatase, with the translated sequence MRRRAALALAAGLAALLTVDAARGDETAWRERAAQAAAPDERPNIVVVMTDDADRRAMRRMPVVRREIAGRGVEFRDASAAFPLCCPSRASFLSGQFAHNSGAVEGGGNRSCVPQFDASSTVATSLADAGYRNVLVGKYLNGWEDDAAPGDPAGEAPPGWSRFLALVRYDLFDWALSVDGKRIRQFGNRARDYQTDVLARLASQQTAVSAKRRKPFFLMLSTHAPHGESGGGAGARDPRPAPRHQGEFNDVPFPEPPSFNEADVSDKPSFLQVPELGFGKIQNLKRRFKGRGESLLAVDEAVARIRDRLRAAGELSNTIFVFTSDNGFMLGEHRLAKKTLLYEESAGVPLAIRGPGFRGRDVDVPVTSVDLAATVLEAAGAAPPKTPDGVALQAIASDPEAYADRHVLTENRDGGAPGQVGASVRSERWTYIRQRVDGQTYEELYDRAEDHFQLTNLATDPGYAAILGEMRVRLTALESCAGAACG